From a single Sorghum bicolor cultivar BTx623 chromosome 5, Sorghum_bicolor_NCBIv3, whole genome shotgun sequence genomic region:
- the LOC110436041 gene encoding uncharacterized protein LOC110436041: MVTIGCSHLPLVFFAFESKENWVWFMSQLRKAIGPMNNLAICTDACKGLESAVKDVFPQAEWREYFRHLMENMKKHFTGDVFAKNMWPAAGAYSPHKFQYFFDKVLQASPEVQVWLDQHHPFLWARSKFSPDINCDYINNNLAESWNAWIKEHKDVPVHCMADAIREKIMILFAKRRIIATAFSPGILPAVIHQLNAASRGLGHLKFSKGHPNQAEVTEVYKDEEVRRHVVYLPQKICTCRQWQLTGKPCAHALTVITSIRQPDMGSFVDNYYSVAKFQAAYVGIIPNITDRNQWPKDNKGFKVHPPCQKKRAPGRIRKNRIKSSRETGGKATRQVKCPNCQEYGHRAGSWKCHLTGTKKRKRTKKTSVKPGRKKGKKGTEPVEVLTPRTRGAQAREAVAKARREAEEVELKAAAAREAAELAARAEIEATRNEFAAHVNQQEGLQVTAIQTSITARRSLFNEGHQIEPVKTFTPRKKQLAHKVKKMTPKKKGGKGK; the protein is encoded by the exons ATGGTCACAATTGGATGTTCCCACTTGCCTTTGgttttttttgcatttgagagcaAGGAAAATTGGGTATGGTTTATGTCACAGCTTAGGAAGGCAATTGGTCCAATGAACAATCTAGCCATCTGCACAGATGCATGCAAGGGCCTAGAGTCAGCTGTTAAAGATGTGTTTCCACAAGCAGAGTGGAGAGAGTATTTCAGACATCTAATGGAGAATATGAAGAAGCATTTCACTGGTGATGTGTTTGCAAAGAACATGTGGCCAGCAGCTGGAGCTTATTCTCCACACAAGTTCCAATATTTTTTTGATAAGGTGCTACAAGCAAGTCCAGAAGTGCAAGTGTGGCTGGACCAACACCACCCTTTTCTGTGGGCAAGAAGCAAGTTTTCTCCTGACATCAACTgtgactacatcaacaacaacttagCAGAAAGTTGGAATGCTTGGATTAAAGAACACAAGGATGTCCCTGTTCATTGCATGGCAGATGCAATTAGGGAGAAGATCATGATCTTGTTTGCCAAAAGGAGAATAATTGCAACAGCCTTCTCTCCTGGTATTTTGCCTGCTGTCATCCATCAGCTAAATGCAGCATCTAGGGGATTAGGACACCTAAAGTTCTCTAAAGGCCATCCCAATCAAGCTGAAGTCACAGAGGTTTACAAGGATGAGGAAGTGAGAAGGCATGTTGTCTATTTGCCTCAGAAAATATGCACCTGCAGGCAGTGGCAACTAACTGGTAAACCTTGTGCTCATGCTTTGACTGTCATTACCAGCATTAGGCAGCCTGATATGGGGTCATTTGTGGACAACTACTACTCAGTGGCAAAGTTTCAAGCAGCTTATGTAGGGATTATTCCTAACATTACTGATAGGAATCAGTGGCCTAAGGACAACAAAGGATTCAAAGTTCACCCTCCATGCCAGAAAAAGAGGGCACCTGGTAGGATTAGGAAGAACAGAATCAAATCTTCTAGGGAGACAGGAGGAAAGGCTACTAGGCAAGTGAAGTGCCCAAACTGCCAAGAATATGGGCACAGGGCTGGCAGTTGGAAATGCCATCTAACTGGAACTAAGAAAAG GAAGAGAACAAAGAAGACAAGTGTGAAGCCTGGAAGGAAGAAAGGGAAGAAAGGAACAGAGCCTGTTGAGGTATTAACTCCAAGAACAAGAGGTGCACAAGCAAGGGAAGCAGTAGCAAAGGCTAGGAGAGAGGCTGAAGAAGTAGAACTAAAGGCTGCAGCTGCAAGAGAAGCAGCAGAATTGGCAGCAAGGGCAGAGATTGAGGCTACCAGAAATGAGTTTGCAGCTCATGTCAACCAGCAAGAGGGCCTACAGGTCACTGCCATACAAACTTCAATCACAGCTAGAAG GTCACTATTCAATGAAGGACATCAAATTGAACCTGTCAAGACTTTCACACCGAGGAAGAAGCAGCTAGCTCATAAAGTGAAGAAGATGACACCAAAGAAGAAAGGAGGGAAGGGCAAGTGA